The DNA segment TTTTGGTTGGGAAATGGCGGCGCGACCGTGCGACGACTCGTTCCAGGGGTTCTCAAAATGTTAAATGAAACGACTGGCGCgactaaatattttattggttCGATAGCGCTCCACAAGAGCGCGCTAGCTCGTTCACGTGCTCGGGGAAGCCTCGGGCCAGGATCGGGTGGTGGGGGGCCAACTGCGAATCGCACATCACCCCCAGCTTCACGTGGTCGGCGTACTCGTTCAGGCACAGCGACACGCCTGCAATTAATTTTCCAATAAaccaacaacacaaaaaaatatgtttcattGTTTCAACAATTCTTCTGAACTCCCTCCAGATACTCTACTAGGTCCTATATTTTCCCATTTGCCTGCAAATCTCTTTTGCTTACTAGAATTCGCCTGTGGGGGTCTCCAGTAGATGACGCTGCTCACTTCTTGTCCCCAGAGGGTCCTCTGGCTCACGTTGGGATACCTACTCGTGAGTTCAGTGCCGGACACGGCGTACTTCCTCGACAAGTACCTCAAGTACACCGCCAACAGCGACAGGGGCAGAATCTTGGTCAACAAGCCGAACTTGGTCTGGCCCAGGCTCAACAGATGGGACAACCCTTGCCGGTCCAGGGAGTTCCTGAAGTTGTTCTTGATCTCCACCAAATTCTCCAAAACTGACACCTCTTTCTCCGGGTCTAGAATCGGAAGGTTCAGACAAAGAATGCCGCTGACCGAGTCCTCGGGGCGCAAGTTGGCGCCGGTGCCGAAGATGTAATTCGAATTGATATTCCTCAACGTGATTGGTAGAAAATCTGGGATCAGGTGTTTGGTGTGGATGAAATATTTGGAAATGCAAGCCGAAATGGCTGCCAACATGATTTCGATTTCTGACACTCCTGTGGCTTTGGACGTCGACTTGATCAGTTCGATTTTGACAGGGTCGGACCAAGCGACGGATTTGCGACCGCAGAGAGTTATGGTCTGGAAAGACTCCTTCTGGAGGAGGATGTCTTCGATTATAGTTCGCGGGGCTTTGACCACAATGCCAACATAGAAGAAAATCTCTTTGGCACACGCGTATATCAGAGGGACATAATTGTAAACAACGCCGACAACAGTGTTGTTGTACTGACAGTACGAATTGACCAAACAAGAGTACAACGCGGATGCTTCCCTGTACAGTCGAATCTGAAGACGCAACGGCCACGTTGCCACGCTCGTCAAGTTCCTGAACCACAACTTGACGATATTCCGAGGGTCCAGAGTGACCAAAACCGACTTGCTTAGAGTTTTGAAGGTCACTCTTCGTTTCTTGCACTCTCGCTTGAGAGTCAGGATCACAAATCTAGTCCTGGAGAAGATGTCGCTCTTGATCATGCTGAATCCTTTGCGGCTTTCCTTGATCGTGGAGATCAGAGCGACGACGACGATCGCTTGCAACTGAAAGAACCCTGGAGTGTTCTTGAGAAGCTCGGTGCACTCCAGAGGGTCATAATTCGAGACGAACTCGTTCCAGAAGTTGGAGATTTCTTCACCCAAGCGCTGCTTCAGCTCCGGAATTGCTTGAGGTTTGGGTAGGACCTCGACCAAAGGACTCTTCGAGACGAAACTGCTACAATCGTACTTTAGCCACCAccaaaactgtaccaaatcgTTATTACCCTGGAACCTGCCTGGTCGGGGGTATCAAAGGGAGGAGATCTCCGATGTTGAGATTCTCGCCGAGCAGAACGTGGTGCAGCTTCAACAAAATGTAGTGATGGTCTTCGCTCGACGGTATTATGATTATCTGCCATGGGGGAATCCCCTGGGGTATATACTTCGAGACGATCTCGCACACGTAGTCTTGGATGTTGTACTCGGTGACGGATCGTCCTTTGTAGCTCAAAGGGGCGACGGTGATGTTCTGGTCCAGATCGAATTTGCTCCTTTGCCACGCGTAAGTCCCACATCGCGTGACCAGACAGTGGCGCAGCCTCGGGAAGGCGAGGTTGCCGGATTTGTCTCGTCTTCTGACCACTTCCTGCAGTAGCAGAAATACAAAGAAAGGTTTTGTCTGCTGTGTCGTTTTTGTCAAGAAAGTAAAATTTTGGCACCTGAAGGTGACGTCGAACGGCTTCCGGTTGGGCTTGACCCTTCACCGACAGCAGAACCGAGATGATGCCTTGGTTTCGATGTGTGTCGATTAGGGTGCGTATTGAGGTTGTCGTAAGGAATTCTACGTCAGGGTGCAGAATTGAGATGCAGAAGAACCAGAGTTTGTGGCCGATGCTGAGGACTAAGAGGTCGTTAAAggcatttttgaaatgcgttagTTGCAGCCGCAGACAGTTTTTTAAATCGTAAATATTCAACTGTAAGTAGGCAACTAACAATACAAATGTAAGAAGTTATGTTTATTCAGATAAAATTACGACGAAACAAATCCGAAAGGAgagtttgttaaaaatgtttcaaataaGAAATTCTGATATGAATGTCAAAAGCAAAATCGGTAATTTTTCACCGATGTGGCGCTAGAATCACTTTAGCTCAAGGTTGGCAGAACTGAGATGCGTTTAGGAGGTTGCGTCGTtcccattttgaattttttcccccccgcaaaagttacACGTGACGTCACAATGCACTAAACTTTTACGACAGAGTCTGTTGATCACGCATTAGGTGTTCCCTCACTAGAATAAAACCCAATAAACCccacggagcttataaaccttgggttctattacttctattcgaacactcaaaatttctgggttgattttacgtcacgagttacttttCCCCCTCAACCCCAATTTTCAATGATGCAACCTACTATACGCATTCCAtttctaccaaccttggttTGGCTTAGCGTTGACATTTCAAAAGATTTCCATTCAGAAGAAAATCGAAAactaaacaaacatttttattcgcCGTAAGtacacaaaaataattctaaACATCTTTATAGATCATATGCGttcgttttttatcaaaatgttttcatttgcAATTCTGAGAAATTACTTTTAGTCGTCATTCTTTCTCATAGAGTGACAAGTGCTCTATTGTTAACACGTCAACATTATAATATGATATTAATTGTCTtgctttcatttttaattaattaaatgataattagattaattaattaaatgatcCTCACTGTATCAAAATGTGATATTGGGGCTGTGAATctgaacaaaattcaaaagaaCCGTTTGACAGTTCAACTTATTTTTGACGATTTGTTGACACTGACATCAaggtggatttttttttttttgtgacaataccaagacattttaaaatgcagttgattttttttgctcgTGACAGTcgaatttgaataatttttaaaataataaaaactgtgGACAGAATCTATTTCTGCAAAATGTTAAGGGTGACCGATACCAGCGTTGACTAGAGTGTATTTCATTAATTGCAAAGAACTCAGTTAATACGCAATCATTCGTCAAGTAtcatacatcaaattaaaggttttttaattctctagACCGCAGcgttatacttttttttataagagAAAAAGATTGTCTGATGATACGATAAAAACCTAAAGTGCGCGGCtttaattcgattttttattacctaaatttcaatattatgcTTCCAGATTTTGTAGAATGAATCTAAATAAGTTTACTGAGTCCGCTGCGTTGTGAAATTGTGGatgaaacatttgttttttttttatattgagcTTAATGTAAAAGTTAAATGTTTCGTCTTCCAGGCGAACATTTCGTtagaatattttgtaattctaTACAATATATTTACCTTTACCTActatattaaataataattaaaaaaaacagaagtTGTGGAAGTtattcatttataaatttgcgAATAAAAACGGTTTTAGTTCATCGCTTTTGCCACCAGAGGCAGTAGAGGCACATCTTTTCTCCGATTTCAAAACTACCTACCTGTTTAGGAACGGGACAAATCCGGGGGTTAGTTTGGGCCGCCGATCAGTTTTCAACCAGGAAATTTTATGACTTTACAGATAATACCCTGTCCCGGTATTATTCGAATTTCTTCAGAAATTCTAATATAAACTATGACCGTACAGAgcgaattaatttttgcttttttttatgaaaactaatttttggaattaaatattaggtttttttaaaaatatgtacgtataaaaataatgaataaattgttGTCTAATTTAGTCCGCACATTATTACGTCAACGTCATTAACATTATATAatatatataccgggtgtattatgaaaaatctttggtgctgtaacttccttatttttcagacgattttaataattgatgtgtcaagcaaaatcgttttaaatgggctacaatttgaattgatccaatatttgttcttgagttctgtttttgacaaatgaaagtcaacttttttttcaaattgcactattaactttttttgctcagttttatagagatttttatttagaatatgaaaatgtaaacaacatgttcatgcatagaaacaaaaagaagaaattaaaaaataacgtttttttttttaatcaagcagtcacattaaacagtaataaaagtgcattctagacaatgtctatttgactccgTCGATAACAGAAATGATTTAGTAACaagaatcgtagcagtatgagaacaaataccaccagaatttttattaaacgccgcaATAGGCGTCAGTGGAAGCTGTCGAATGTAccttagagagaatggaggtaatttcgaacatttgctatagtaaagttatggttacttgatttttggaaattcaattttttttaattaaaaaaaatttttgattttttattttaatgtttgtgttttagaagataaacatctatcagaataaaaataaaaaaatatacagtgcaacttaaaaaaacaaagttagctgcggtctgtcaaaaaatataatgtcaaaaaaaaattatagcatGTCGAACTATAGTGTTTCAAAAACGAATTTTGTTTGatgtatcatttattaaaatcggataaaaaataaggaagttatagcaccaaaggtttttcataatacacccggtataacaaattaagtacagaaatattgatttataaattaaagtaTGATCGTATGAAAAGTTTTGTGCGTTGTGGAGTATACAGGTAGGTATATGTATAAATCACAAAAAGAAATCGCGAATTGGTAATTATCTACTCCTTCGCGAGACCAGTAGTTCCATTGCAAAATAGGTGGTTTTTTGGTGGTCATTTgaatgtcacaatgacgttctTTTTCGCACTAATGCGTTTAACTGTCACTTTTTCGCATTAGTGCCAAAAAGAGTGAGAAGTataaaattacaagaaaagctttcttttcttttactaAAGC comes from the Tenebrio molitor chromosome 9, icTenMoli1.1, whole genome shotgun sequence genome and includes:
- the LOC138137757 gene encoding uncharacterized protein isoform X1, with translation MLDFFVTFGLFYLTLLLLPLIALSYCVLSIGHKLWFFCISILHPDVEFLTTTSIRTLIDTHRNQGIISVLLSVKGQAQPEAVRRHLQEVVRRRDKSGNLAFPRLRHCLVTRCGTYAWQRSKFDLDQNITVAPLSYKGRSVTEYNIQDYVCEIVSKYIPQGIPPWQIIIIPSSEDHHYILLKLHHVLLGENLNIGDLLPLIPPTRQVPGSFVSKSPLVEVLPKPQAIPELKQRLGEEISNFWNEFVSNYDPLECTELLKNTPGFFQLQAIVVVALISTIKESRKGFSMIKSDIFSRTRFVILTLKRECKKRRVTFKTLSKSVLVTLDPRNIVKLWFRNLTSVATWPLRLQIRLYREASALYSCLVNSYCQYNNTVVGVVYNYVPLIYACAKEIFFYVGIVVKAPRTIIEDILLQKESFQTITLCGRKSVAWSDPVKIELIKSTSKATGVSEIEIMLAAISACISKYFIHTKHLIPDFLPITLRNINSNYIFGTGANLRPEDSVSGILCLNLPILDPEKEVSVLENLVEIKNNFRNSLDRQGLSHLLSLGQTKFGLLTKILPLSLLAVYLRYLSRKYAVSGTELTSRYPNVSQRTLWGQEVSSVIYWRPPQANSSVSLCLNEYADHVKLGVMCDSQLAPHHPILARGFPEHVNELARSCGALSNQ
- the LOC138137757 gene encoding uncharacterized protein isoform X2, producing MLDFFVTFGLFYLTLLLLPLIALSYCVLSIGHKLWFFCISILHPDVEFLTTTSIRTLIDTHRNQGIISVLLSVKGQAQPEAVRRHLQEVVRRRDKSGNLAFPRLRHCLVTRCGTYAWQRSKFDLDQNITVAPLSYKGRSVTEYNIQDYVCEIVSKYIPQGIPPWQIIIIPSSEDHHYILLKLHHVLLGENLNIGDLLPLIPPTRQVPGFVSKSPLVEVLPKPQAIPELKQRLGEEISNFWNEFVSNYDPLECTELLKNTPGFFQLQAIVVVALISTIKESRKGFSMIKSDIFSRTRFVILTLKRECKKRRVTFKTLSKSVLVTLDPRNIVKLWFRNLTSVATWPLRLQIRLYREASALYSCLVNSYCQYNNTVVGVVYNYVPLIYACAKEIFFYVGIVVKAPRTIIEDILLQKESFQTITLCGRKSVAWSDPVKIELIKSTSKATGVSEIEIMLAAISACISKYFIHTKHLIPDFLPITLRNINSNYIFGTGANLRPEDSVSGILCLNLPILDPEKEVSVLENLVEIKNNFRNSLDRQGLSHLLSLGQTKFGLLTKILPLSLLAVYLRYLSRKYAVSGTELTSRYPNVSQRTLWGQEVSSVIYWRPPQANSSVSLCLNEYADHVKLGVMCDSQLAPHHPILARGFPEHVNELARSCGALSNQ